The DNA sequence TAGATCTTCTACTACGAAATCGTACATACTGTCTGAAGCTGGATTGTCATACAGATCTTGAACATACTGGGTGATGTTCGCAGGAATGCTGTTCAACACAACATCTTCCACAAAGTAAGCGCTGGAAGTATCGGCTCCGAGTGCATCTTTCATCAACGCGGAGAGTACTTGTGGCTGGCTAACTGAGTCAATATTTTCCCAAACATCCTTCACATCCTGAGTCCAATAAACATTGTTTCCAGCCATCATGACTGAGGTCTCTGCATACAAAGTATCCAAGGTAAATACCTTGTGAGACTCAGCATCTGGCTGGTTTTGCTCATCGGTAAAGGCAGGGGTAGTACCCAACATGATTGGGTTCTGGATCATGTTGTTGGTCACTTCCAATTCCTTCACGCGGCTGAACTGAAAACATCCATGACGACCAGCGATGTTGAAAATAGTGTTGTGACTGAACTTGATGTAGTTGTGTGGCTGAGTTGCCCCTTGGCTACGGAACACACGGTCTACCATATTGTACACCAAAGAATTGGTGAAGACCAAGGAGTCCAACGTGAAGTTACGGGCATCAATTGCGCGGCCATTTCCTTGCAATACGCGACGGTTTCCTCCATTACGGAATACACAGTTGTCAACAAAGATCGAAACGGAGTCAGCGCGAACTTGCAGCAAGCCACCGCGATCTTTTTCGAGAATACAATCCTTAACGGTGATTTTGGAGCCTGTTCCCAAGATTCGGAGCTTTCCCCAGTCGTGGTTTTGGCCACCTTCCTTCTCACCGATGATGAGCCAAATATTTTGGAGTGTCATGTCTCCTTCTGGGTAGAACATGTTCGGGTAGCTACCAGAGGTATTGGGAATACGGGTGATGACAGGCTTCACATCTTGGTTGTCCAAATCAACTGCTTGGATCTGAAGCGGCCATTCTGGCTTGTTGAAAATCTTGTCGGTAGTGATATACACACCGCCATTGTCCAATGTGTAGATGGTGTTGTTGTCTACACGATCACCACCGGCAGTGGTATCTCCCATGATGTAAGGGAAAATATCCACGATATCACCCGGAATGGATGGAATGTTGACGATACGCTGTGCAAAAGAACTAGAAGCTCCAAGCGCAACAATTAATGCGAGTAAAGTAATACGTTTCATCATGCGATGTTTTGGGTAAGGTTAAGAACAAGTGTGAGGTATCCGGAGACTTGCGAGATTCGTCCCGCAAGTCTCGATTGAACCATCTTTTTTGAGGCTAGATTTTGAACTGCGCCCCGATGGTACCAGTAAATCCGAAAGTTTGAATGGTATTGAGGTAGTCCTCGTTTCGGGTAAATGTGATGTCCTGCTGGTTGGTGATGTTGTTCAGATTCAAGAACAAGCTCCATTTGGTACCGAGCTTTTGCTTGATCGAAGCATCCCATCTCCAAAAGGAAAGATTGTAGACATCGAAATCCTTGTTGACCGAGTAGGTTCTTACTTGATTTCCCTGATAGATCCCTGAAATTCTGGCAGAGAATCCTTTCAATTCATATCCCAAGGAAAGGTGGAAAATGTGAGGCGGCTGACTGGGGATCGAGACATCGCGCTGCTCGGTGGTATAGATGGTCTCCAAGATCGGTGGAAACGGACGGATCAATTTGGTCTCGGAAGTGAGGAAGAATACCTCCGTCGCGGAAAAGAGTCTCGAGTAATTGGCATTCAAAACCAATCCATTCAACGGTTCTGGCAAGAATCCGAAATAGGTCTGGAAGTCTAATTCATATCCCCAAGCCCGAGAGTCAGGAAGATTCGTGTAGGTGTTTAGCTGATAACCACTCTGTCCTGGCCACCCAGCAGCATTCGCGGTAGAATCATTCACCAATTGCTGAGTGATGGGAATAAAGATGTTATCGAGGTCTTTATAGAAAACCCCCACCGTAAACAATCCAATCAAGCGATGATAAGCAGAAATATGCAGATCATAATTCGTCGCCTTCATGTAGGAAAGGTCAGGATTTCCGGCATTGATGATCTCGGAGTTTTGATCAATTTGAATGCGCGGAGTGATGTAAGCAAAGTCTGGTCTCGCTAGCGTCTGGGCATAAGAAGCCCGAATATCCAACCATTCAAATGGCTTGAACTTGAGGTGGAGATGCGGAAGGAAATTCCCGTATTGCTGGGTCGTAGTCGTATCCTGATAGATTCCATTCACACCATAGCGACCAGACAACGTAGACAAGCCTGCTTGATAGACATTGTCTGAGTATTCATATCTGAAGCCTGGAATCACAGTGAATTTTTCTCCCCACTTCAATTTCAGCATAGCATATCCAGCCGCGATGCTCTCCAGTACTTCGTAGCGATCCAGAATAGCGGAACGGTCTTCATTGAGCAGGTCCACCTGAGCCTCGTACCAAGATTTGATGATTGCCGGATCAATTTGAGAATTCAAGTTGACCAACTCACCTTCCTGATTGAGCAGGGACGCGGGAGTTTCATTTCCAAGAAATCCTCGGATGCTGATCAAGTCGTTATTGTCTGGAAGGTAGGTCAAATCACCATCGTAGGCATTCGCCGCATCACTGGTGTAGGCACCTCCCAAGTAGTAGAATCCCTCTGCCAATTCGTCTACAGATCTACTACGATCAATCTGGTAGTATTTGCCACCAACTTTCCACTCACCGGAAAACTTCTTGCCAATTTTGAAAATACCTTTCAAATTGATCAATGCAGTTCTTGTATCCTCCAGAGTTTGGGTATTTCTGTAAAGACTTTCTCTAAGAATCGTACGATCCAAATCGGGACTTGCACTCGCCAAATAACTTCTTGGATCTCCATCCTGATTGAGATCAGAATCAAAAACGTTGACATTATCGAAGAACTCTACCGTGAAATCATAGGGAGTTTGTCCCAAAGATCTGGAAGTTGAAAGGCCCCAATCCAGCTCCATTCCTGCGGGTAATTCATGCTCACCAAAAAGCGAGGCATTGTATAGTGCCAATTGGGTTTCGATCCCTCTTCCCAAATATTCAATGGCTGGTTCAGAAGGGACGTACCTTTCGATATTTCGGAATTGGTCCCGATCTGTACGGCTATAAAGCCCAAGGAAGGAAAGTCTATTGCGCTCGTTTAGGTCGTAGTCAAGCGCCAAGGATGCATTATATCTTCTGCGAATTTCTTGACGATCTTCTGTCTGAAGGGTACGGCCCAAAATTTCGGTAATGCCAGTAGTGGTATCTGTCCGGCCTTGTCTCCAGCCATAGCTCAAAAAATCACCGCTTCTATTGAAACGCTCAATACTTCCCTGAGCAATGATTCCGAGTCTATCTTCGAAAAATCGGTTACTAGCTTGGAGGACTCCTTTGTAGTCCATGAATTGAGCCTGAAGATCATTGTAACCTCCCAGTCCCTTAGCCATGAAATGAGGTTCGGCGTCTGCCTTGCGAAGACGTAGGTTTACGGTACCGCCAATCGCTTCAGCATCTGAATCAGGAAGAGGAGATTTGAAGACTTCAATTCCGTCCAACAATTCAGGGGAGATCAAAGAAAGATCGACCGAGCGATCCGTGCTGGAATTCGAAGGCAACCGAACACCATTGATAGTAATGGCGCTGAATTTGGGTTCCATCCCCCGAATCACCACTTTTTGTCCTTCCCCTCCGCTTCGATTCAACGATACTCCGGGAAGACGCCCAATCGCTTCGGCTGCATTTACATCTGGCAATTCTTGAATCCGATCCGCAGAAACGATGGCCGCAATCTGGTCACTGCCCAATTGCTGATTGATCGCTTGGGTCTGACCACGACGCTGAGCAGTCACGACAACTTCCTCCCCGGTAAATCCAACGGCCTTCATGACGATTTTGACTTCCGTCCGAACACCTTCTTGAACTTCCACTACTTGGGAGTGTGGTTCATATCCGATATAGGAAACTACGATTTCGTGAGAACCGACTGGGACATTTGCCAATTTGAAATTCCCAGACTCATCTGTGATGGCACCGATGGCAGAGACATCTCTCAAGTATACGGTTGCTCCCATCAGTGGAAGGGATTGATCCGAGACATTTCCGTATATGAGTCCCTGTTGAGCTGTGGCCTGGAGGGGAGCAAGAGTGGTGAAGAAAATTCCGGCAAGGGCCAGATACAACCAATTTTTCATTGCGATAGGAATAGTAGCCAAAGTAGGAATAGAGGGTTTGGTATCTACAAAAGAGCCTGACCTAATAGTGTTTGACTCTTAACAACATCAGCAAAATGGGACAAATGACGAAACCAAAAATCTCTTTTAGGGGGAATAAAAATCTATCGCAATTCAAGATCATTTGCGAAAAACAGGTCAAAAAATGGCCAAAATGGGCTGTTTTGGAAGATATTGAAGACGAAAATGGTCAAAAATAAAAAGAAGTAAATAGTACCACTCTTCCCCAAAACGGGAGGTGATCGAAGAAATTCAAGAAAGATTTGGGAATCATATTGGAGAGAAGTGGCCGTAGACTTGAAGAATAAATCCTTCCTAGAAAAACGAAAAGGCCGACTAAATTTTTTTAGCCGGTCCTTTATATTTTTCTACAGTAAGAATATTCTGAATAACCAGTACTAAGTAGGAAGATTGAGTTGGGCACCTAATCGAAAAACCTCCCGCAGACAAAGACCCGTGAGTACAGAATCTTCCAGTGCATTGTGTTCCTCAGACTCCCGGCTATAACCGAAAAATCCTGCAACGGCTTCAAGACTTCGTCTTTGAGGTACCTTTTGTCCAGCTCTTTCCAAAATCGGAAATAGGAAGAAAGTCAGTGTGTGTAAATCCACCAGCGTAAAATTGAAGGGCCACTTCAAATGCTCATCTTTGTAGGCAAACTTCAAGAAGTTGATATCATTGATGACACTTTGCCCACAAATGACCGTGTCTCGAAGCGCTTGGGATTTTTGGCGCCCATCAGCATGCTTGGGGGAAATCCCCTGAGTCTCCAAAATCCAATTCTCAAACTTGGGCAATACCTCATTCATCATTGGAGCATCTTCCAACTCCTCCCAAGTCAACCCGTGCACTTCCAAGGCAGGGATAGAATAAGATTCCTCATTCTCCGGATAGACATTGGTTAAAAAACGGCCAAGCTCTTCCCAATTGTCATTATATAAAACAGCGCCAATTTGGATGATCTCATGCCAGCCTGGTTCTAGGCCAGTCATCTCGAGATCCATGACGAGATAGTTCATAGCAGAAGGTTTCGGTGATAGATGATGATATAAAACTGTGATCAGTTTCCGAATTCCTTTAAAATTCAAGAAACTCGGTCGCCACATGCGTGGACTGATTGTACCTCGAATAATTACGCAAAAACCTCAAGAACGAATCTTGAGGTTTTCAAAGTGGAACATTATCCGTGAACATGTTCCGACTTTCCGTATCTTTTTATGACATCAGCTTCGAAGACCAAAAAGTCTTGCCAACGAGCATCAACATCAATATTGGGACAAAGTTTCCGAGCCAACTTGATGAACATGGTATAGTGTCGAGCTTCGGAAATCATCAAATTGTGGTAGAACTTGGCGAGATCCTGATCATCAATATTCTCTGAAAGGACCTTGAATCGCTCACAACTTCTCGCTTCAATCATAGCTGCCAACAACAACTTATCGCCCAGAGTTTCTTCCTTTCCCCTTCCTTTCACTTTGGTGAATTTCATCAACTCATTCACGTAGGAATCTTTACGTTCTCGGCCAAGTTTGAAGCCACGCTTCTGAATCTCGCGGTGAACCATTCGAAAATGCCCCATCTCCTCTTGAGCGAGATCGGCCATTTTCTCCACCAGCTCCTCGTGCTCCGGATACAATACAATTAGCGAAATCGCGGAGGAAGCGGCTTTTTGTTCGCAGTAGGCGTGGTCCGTGAGAATCTCTTCGATATTTCCCTCGACCACATGTTTGACCCAAGTAGGGTCGGTTTCCATTTTCAGATTGAGCATAATCCTTTCCCTATTTGACGACACAATTTACAAAAAGCCATTAGACCAAAGAATGATAAAGGTCCTCCAACAGTTTTTCTGCTTTAGGAAAATTCTCGGGCTTGCCTACATCTACCCAACGATCGGCATTGTGTCTAAAAGCTACCAGTTTTTCCGTCTTCGCCAATCGTAGATATGTGTCGATAATAGAAAACTTACCATCTTCTGAAATCTGGTCAAGCAATCGAGGAGATATCACGTGAATACCACTGAATGCCAAATTTTTATAGGGGTTATTCTCAATACGCGAATCGCGAATTTGGCCTGTATTCACATTTTTCCAACCCACGATTTCATCCTGCTCATTGACCAAGAGATACCGAGAAGTACTTCGTTCAGTCATCGCCAAAGTAGCAATCGAGTCTGAGGATCTATGAGCCCGAACCAAAGCAGAAACGTCCAGATCTGAAAGGATATCTACATTATGAATCAAAATGGGTTCATCTCCGCGGAGTAGGGGAGCGGCGAATTTGATTCCCCCCCCAGTTTCGAGCAATTCGGCTCGCTCATCTGAGATTTGAATATTCACCCCAAAGTGATTTCTCTGATGGAGGAATTCAATCACCAAGTCGCCAAAATGATGGACATTGACCACAAATTCCTGAATCCCCGCGTCCTTCAATTTGAGGATTACCCACTCGAGCAAGGGTTTTCCGTGAAGCTCGACAAGTGCTTTCGGACGGTCATTGGTTAACGGACGCAGCCGGGTACCAAGCCCGGCTGCAAATATCATCGCCTTCATATGCAATTCGCAAAAAGAGAATGGCTAATTGATCCAGTTTTTTCGTTCCTGTTCGACGTGATTGACCACCACATTTACCCCGAACTTTTTCTTCAAATGCCGAGCGAGGCTATCCGCAGAGTAAACAGAACGGTGCTGTCCTCCAGTACATCCAAAGCTCACCATCAAATGTGAGAAATTTCGCTCAAGATACATGTCGACTGAAGCGTCAACCATGCTATATACATTGGTCAAAAATTCTTCAATCGTTGATTGAGATCTGAGGAATTGTATCACCGGCTCATCTCGCCCAGTCAGTTTTTTATAAGGTGCATATCTACCAGGATTGTGAATGGCTCGGCAATCGAACACATATCCGCCGCCATTTCCAGAAGGGTCTTCAGGGATCCCTTGCTTATAGGAAAAGCTATTCACGGTGACAGTCAATTCCTGATTCTCCGGTTTCGCCACGTAATGCTTGCGGAGAGATTCTGAATCCGCAAGGTACCGGGCTACATTCATCAGCTCGGGCACTTCGATCGGCAAATCCATTTTGTCCAACAACCACTTGAGATTGTCCAAGGCAAAAGGAATACTCTCTAGAAAATGAGGTTTCCTTTCGTAGAAGCCTCTGAATCCATAAGCCCCCAGAACCTGCATCAATCTGAGCATCACGTACCCGTAATAAAACTGAATAAATTCAGCTCGATCGATATCTATGTGTTGACTGGCTTGATGAATGTAGTAATCCAACAGTTCATCACGAATCTCATGCGGGATATTGGCTTTTGCCTGAAACAGCAAAGAAGCCAAGTCATATTGAAGTGCTCCGCGTCTTCCTCCCTGATAGTCGATAAAATATGCATGACCTTCATGGACCATGATATTCCTCGCCTGAAAATCCCGGTATAAGAAAAAGCTCCGATCAGCAGCTTGGAGATAGTCTACATAGGTTTGGAAATCATTTTCCAAAAGCTGCTCGTCAAAAGGCACCTTACTCAACTTCAAGAAATAATATTTGAAGTAATTGAGGTCCCACATCATGGATTGCTGGTCAAAACTATCTCTTGGATAGCAGACACTATAATCCAGATCTTTCCCGGCTTGCACTTGCAGCTTCACCAATTCATCCAAAGCCATCTTATAGTTGGCCAACACTGAATGAGGAAATGCTCCATTGGTGCGCTGTTCCATCAATAGGGAAAAAAGCGTTTTGTCCCCCAAGTCTTGGAGTAGGTACACCCGATTGTCGAGATCTTCTCCATAAATTTTTGGAACCGGCAGACCCTTTTTCAGGAAGTGCTTGGTAAAGGAAATGAATGCCCGGTTTTCCTTGTCATCAGCATTAAAAACCCCAATGGCGGTTCCTTGGTCTCCCCGAAGTCGATAATATTCCCGATAAGATCCAGATGGAGGAAGCGGTTCAATTCTGACCTCACTTTCACCAGACCATTGGGTGTACAGAGCAGTCAGGTGCTTTTCTTTTTCTTTGTTCAAAGGTCCTGTAGTTATGAGTCCACGGATGGAACGAGGAGTGG is a window from the Pontibacter sp. G13 genome containing:
- a CDS encoding 3'-5' exonuclease, with the protein product MNYLVMDLEMTGLEPGWHEIIQIGAVLYNDNWEELGRFLTNVYPENEESYSIPALEVHGLTWEELEDAPMMNEVLPKFENWILETQGISPKHADGRQKSQALRDTVICGQSVINDINFLKFAYKDEHLKWPFNFTLVDLHTLTFFLFPILERAGQKVPQRRSLEAVAGFFGYSRESEEHNALEDSVLTGLCLREVFRLGAQLNLPT
- a CDS encoding nucleotidyltransferase family protein — its product is MIFAAGLGTRLRPLTNDRPKALVELHGKPLLEWVILKLKDAGIQEFVVNVHHFGDLVIEFLHQRNHFGVNIQISDERAELLETGGGIKFAAPLLRGDEPILIHNVDILSDLDVSALVRAHRSSDSIATLAMTERSTSRYLLVNEQDEIVGWKNVNTGQIRDSRIENNPYKNLAFSGIHVISPRLLDQISEDGKFSIIDTYLRLAKTEKLVAFRHNADRWVDVGKPENFPKAEKLLEDLYHSLV
- a CDS encoding TonB-dependent receptor domain-containing protein, producing the protein MKNWLYLALAGIFFTTLAPLQATAQQGLIYGNVSDQSLPLMGATVYLRDVSAIGAITDESGNFKLANVPVGSHEIVVSYIGYEPHSQVVEVQEGVRTEVKIVMKAVGFTGEEVVVTAQRRGQTQAINQQLGSDQIAAIVSADRIQELPDVNAAEAIGRLPGVSLNRSGGEGQKVVIRGMEPKFSAITINGVRLPSNSSTDRSVDLSLISPELLDGIEVFKSPLPDSDAEAIGGTVNLRLRKADAEPHFMAKGLGGYNDLQAQFMDYKGVLQASNRFFEDRLGIIAQGSIERFNRSGDFLSYGWRQGRTDTTTGITEILGRTLQTEDRQEIRRRYNASLALDYDLNERNRLSFLGLYSRTDRDQFRNIERYVPSEPAIEYLGRGIETQLALYNASLFGEHELPAGMELDWGLSTSRSLGQTPYDFTVEFFDNVNVFDSDLNQDGDPRSYLASASPDLDRTILRESLYRNTQTLEDTRTALINLKGIFKIGKKFSGEWKVGGKYYQIDRSRSVDELAEGFYYLGGAYTSDAANAYDGDLTYLPDNNDLISIRGFLGNETPASLLNQEGELVNLNSQIDPAIIKSWYEAQVDLLNEDRSAILDRYEVLESIAAGYAMLKLKWGEKFTVIPGFRYEYSDNVYQAGLSTLSGRYGVNGIYQDTTTTQQYGNFLPHLHLKFKPFEWLDIRASYAQTLARPDFAYITPRIQIDQNSEIINAGNPDLSYMKATNYDLHISAYHRLIGLFTVGVFYKDLDNIFIPITQQLVNDSTANAAGWPGQSGYQLNTYTNLPDSRAWGYELDFQTYFGFLPEPLNGLVLNANYSRLFSATEVFFLTSETKLIRPFPPILETIYTTEQRDVSIPSQPPHIFHLSLGYELKGFSARISGIYQGNQVRTYSVNKDFDVYNLSFWRWDASIKQKLGTKWSLFLNLNNITNQQDITFTRNEDYLNTIQTFGFTGTIGAQFKI
- a CDS encoding T9SS type A sorting domain-containing protein, with amino-acid sequence MMKRITLLALIVALGASSSFAQRIVNIPSIPGDIVDIFPYIMGDTTAGGDRVDNNTIYTLDNGGVYITTDKIFNKPEWPLQIQAVDLDNQDVKPVITRIPNTSGSYPNMFYPEGDMTLQNIWLIIGEKEGGQNHDWGKLRILGTGSKITVKDCILEKDRGGLLQVRADSVSIFVDNCVFRNGGNRRVLQGNGRAIDARNFTLDSLVFTNSLVYNMVDRVFRSQGATQPHNYIKFSHNTIFNIAGRHGCFQFSRVKELEVTNNMIQNPIMLGTTPAFTDEQNQPDAESHKVFTLDTLYAETSVMMAGNNVYWTQDVKDVWENIDSVSQPQVLSALMKDALGADTSSAYFVEDVVLNSIPANITQYVQDLYDNPASDSMYDFVVEDLALQGTEYDLGNLFDFSTFDACYGSGTASATAGTNGQAIGYTLACTDLVSILAPELVDLVNFQTYPNPVSTQAFIRYELPENMSISVEVLDIQGRTVETLVRDFQLAGEQTITWKPQGISNGLYLIQLTTPHGQISQKVLLNK
- a CDS encoding phosphotransferase translates to MNKEKEKHLTALYTQWSGESEVRIEPLPPSGSYREYYRLRGDQGTAIGVFNADDKENRAFISFTKHFLKKGLPVPKIYGEDLDNRVYLLQDLGDKTLFSLLMEQRTNGAFPHSVLANYKMALDELVKLQVQAGKDLDYSVCYPRDSFDQQSMMWDLNYFKYYFLKLSKVPFDEQLLENDFQTYVDYLQAADRSFFLYRDFQARNIMVHEGHAYFIDYQGGRRGALQYDLASLLFQAKANIPHEIRDELLDYYIHQASQHIDIDRAEFIQFYYGYVMLRLMQVLGAYGFRGFYERKPHFLESIPFALDNLKWLLDKMDLPIEVPELMNVARYLADSESLRKHYVAKPENQELTVTVNSFSYKQGIPEDPSGNGGGYVFDCRAIHNPGRYAPYKKLTGRDEPVIQFLRSQSTIEEFLTNVYSMVDASVDMYLERNFSHLMVSFGCTGGQHRSVYSADSLARHLKKKFGVNVVVNHVEQERKNWIN
- a CDS encoding tRNA-(ms[2]io[6]A)-hydroxylase, coding for MLNLKMETDPTWVKHVVEGNIEEILTDHAYCEQKAASSAISLIVLYPEHEELVEKMADLAQEEMGHFRMVHREIQKRGFKLGRERKDSYVNELMKFTKVKGRGKEETLGDKLLLAAMIEARSCERFKVLSENIDDQDLAKFYHNLMISEARHYTMFIKLARKLCPNIDVDARWQDFLVFEADVIKRYGKSEHVHG